From Nicotiana tabacum cultivar K326 chromosome 22, ASM71507v2, whole genome shotgun sequence, one genomic window encodes:
- the LOC142176543 gene encoding uncharacterized protein LOC142176543: MAKLTLINIVFFLLLGIGICSAAKTLLTYDHVGVGGEVAAYGAGHGIGGGAGGGVAGGGYAVGGGGGSGGGGGYGAAGDHGYASGGGSGGGAGGGSGYAAGGEHGAGYAGGGGGGSGAGGGYAGGGHDAGHASGGGEGGGSGYGVGGAPGGGYGAGGGGGNGGGGAAAGGAHGGGYAEGVGGGSGGGFGAGGAPGGGYGGGGGHGGGGGGAYAGGAGGAAADGYGSGGGAGGGAGGAYGGGGGGSGAVGGGAYAGGGEGGGHGGGYAP; encoded by the coding sequence ATGGCGAAGCTTACACTTATTAACATTGTTTTCTTTCTGTTATTGGGTATAGGAATATGTTCAGCTGCTAAAACCCTCCTCACTTATGATCATGTAGGTGTTGGGGGTGAGGTAGCCGCCTATGGTGCAGGTCATGGAATTGGTGGTGGCGCTGGTGGTGGTGTTGCTGGTGGAGGCTATGCAGTTGGCGGTGGAGGAGGTTCCGGTGGAGGTGGTGGATATGGAGCTGCAGGTGACCATGGTTATGCCAGCGGAGGTGGCAGTGGAGGCGGAGCCGGTGGTGGTTCTGGTTATGCAGCTGGAGGAGAGCATGGTGCTGGATATGCTGGAGGAGGTGGTGGTGGAAGTGGAGCAGGAGGTGGCTATGCTGGTGGAGGACACGATGCTGGACATGCAAGTGGTGGTGGTGAAGGTGGTGGTAGCGGATATGGTGTTGGAGGAGCACCTGGTGGTGGTTATGGTGCTGGAGGTGGTGGAGGCAATGGTGGTGGCGGAGCAGCTGCAGGTGGAGCACATGGTGGTGGATATGCTGAAGGCGTAGGAGGAGGCAGTGGTGGCGGCTTTGGTGCTGGTGGGGCACCAGGAGGTGGATATGGTGGTGGAGGTGGGCATGGAGGTGGCGGCGGTGGTGCTTATGCTGGAGGAGCAGGGGGAGCAGCAGCTGATGGATACGGTAGTGGAGGAGGAGCCGGTGGTGGTGCAGGAGGAGCATATGGAGGCGGTGGTGGCGGTAGTGGTGCGGTAGGAGGTGGAGCCTACGCTGGAGGTGGTGAAGGTGGTGGACACGGTGGTGGCTACGCCCCTTGA